GCCAACTTTGAATATTGTCTATTTTTTCAATTCTATTAATATTTATCTCTCTATAATATTCAAAAAAATCATTGGCAAAATCAATAACATCATAGTATGATTTTATTCCCAACTCCTCTTTTAAATCTTTTGGAATAGATGTATAAAAGGCTAAGATTCTCTTAGCCTCTTTTAATACTATTTTATCTGTATAAAAAATCTGCTCTTTTAACTCATTAAATGTTAAAAGTGTAGGTTGTTCATTAAAAAAATTCCATCTCATTTTCTTAGAAAAGATAGATTTCATTCTATTGTCACTAAAAATATATAGATAATTTTTCTTTATATTTTTTTTACCTGAATATTCAGCTATAAAACTTGTTCCATATCCTATATATCTAAAATTTATCAAGATTTCCTCCTAAACGTGTAAATATCTCCATCTACCTTTTTTAAATACTCTATATGCTGCTATACTTCTAAACCCTAAATCAATTGACATAACTACCCAAGCTCCTAGCAGTCCTGTTTCCATTTTATAAAGGAATAGATATGTTAAAGGAATTCTTATTAGATACATTCCTATTGCTGTTATTAAAAGAACAGCTTTTGTATCTCCAGCCCCTCTCAAGCAACCACTCATTACCATTGATACAGCTAGGAAAGGTTGACATATAGATACCAATCTCAAAGCTCCAGTTGCTAACTCTCTAATTTGAGGGTCATTAGTAAACATTGCTATAATTGTTCCTGGTAGTATGAAGAAAAATAATCCAAAAGTAGACATAGCTAATAGAGCTAATGTTGTTGTTGCTTTAGCATCTCTCTCAGCATTTTTAGGTGAGTTTTTACCAAGTTGTTGCCCTACAAGAGCAGTTCCAGCAACTGCAAATCCAAATCCCATATTAAATGAGAATGATTCAGCAGTAAGAGCTATTTTATGAGATGTATAAGCTATTGTTCCTAAAGATATAACCATCATTTCAAAAACTAACATCCCTATTCTAAAGATTCCTTGCTCAATAGCAGCAGGTATACCAACTTTTAATATTCTTTTTATCATCTCTTTATCAATTTTTAAACTTTTAATTGGTAGAGATACCCAAAAATTATCTGTAAAGAATGTTAAGTAAATGAAAAATACTGTAATTATACCTCTTGAAATAGTAGTTGCTATTCCTGCTCCAAGTACTCCCATACCTAAAGTAAAGATAAATAAGTAGTTTAAAATAACGTTAGAGATAACACTTATTATATTTGAAATCATTGGAAGTGATGCTTTATTTATTGAACGATAAGCAGCAAAAAAGACAACGTTAAAACAAAGAAATGGAAGTCCTAAAACAACTGCTTGATAATATTGAGCTGTCATCTCCATATTCATATCATTTGCCCTTCCAACTAATTTCAGTATACTTCCTTCAAAAATTAGCAGTAATGCTGTAATCACTATTGAAATAGGAATTGATAGTATAACACTTTGTGCCATTGAGTTTCTTCCCTCTTTAGTATTATTAGAACCAAATGCTCTACTTACAATAGCAGTTGTTCCTATACTAATAGCAAAGAAAACTGGTATTACAGCTTGTACAGGAGCGTTTCCTACTCCAACCGAACTTATAGCAACAGGTCCTAACCTACCTACCATTACCATATCAAAAAAACCAAGTAATGTTTGAACAAATAGGTCTGCTATTGCAGGTAATGCTATTGTAAGAATTGCTGCAAAAACTTTTTTATTTCTTCTCCACTCTCTCTTAAAATCCATCTGCATCCCCCCATTATAATGTTTTGTACCCAATTATATTATAATATATTTAACTATTTTTTTCATTACTATTAATAAAAAATTTTAATAAAAAACTATATATTTTAAATTCCTTAACTTGAAATAAAAAAACACTCTTTATCTGAATTACTCAAGATAAAGAGTGTAAAATACTTACTATTTAGAAAAAATTATTCTCCTAAAAATATTTTAGTTAATTCCATAGGATCTACTATTACACCATCTCTGTAAACTCTCATGTTTCCTGATGCAATTTCATCTATAAGAATAACTTCACCATTATTATCAATACCAAATTCAAATTTGATATCATAAAGATCTAATCCTTTTTCTTTTAATACATCTCTAACTATAGTAGAAATTTCTTGTGTTCTTTCTTTCATAGATTCATATTGAGAACCTGTCATAACTCCTAAATCTACTAATCCATCTTTAGTTACTAATGGATCTCCTAGAGCATCATTTTTAAATGTAGTTTCTACATATGCTGGTAAATCTGCTCCTTCAGTAATATAATCATTATAACGACGATAGAAACTTCCTACAGCTTTGAAACGACAAATTACTTCTAATCCTTTTCCAAATGGTTTAGCTGGTACTACTTCCATAGTTCCTTTATCAAGATCTGCCCCTATATAGTGAGTTTTTAGTCCTCTGTTATTTAAGATTTCAAAGAAGTGAACTGACATTTTTAAGTTTGCTTTTCCAATTCCTTCAATTTTTAGTCCTACAGTATTTTCTCCTGGATCAAATACTCCATCTTTCCCTGTACAATCATCTTTGAATTCTAATAAAAAATTCCCATTTTCCAATTTATAGACGTCTTTAGTCTTTCCTTGATAAACTTTTTCCATTTGTTTCCTCCATATTTTATATATTGATTTATATTGATTTTTTTAGCTTACCATTAAAATGTAACTTTTTTATCTTTTTATTATTGTAATACATTTTATAAAAAATTTAAAGTATTTTTTATTTTTTAATAATCACACATACTTTTTCAGTCTACTTCCGAACAATTTTTACGAAAATTTATTTTGATTTAAATGTTAATGCTATAAAGAAAGGCACTCATATAAGAGTGCCTTTCAAAAATTTTGACATATTTATTAATAATTTTTTTCTTGTAACATAAAATAAGCTTTTGGATGAGCACATACTGGGCAAACTTCTGGAGCTTTTTTACCATAATGAATGTGTCCACAGTTTAAGCATTCCCATGCTACTACTTCATCTCTTTCAAATACCATTTCTTCTTTAATATTAGCTAATAATTTTCTATATCTTTCTTCATGTTCTTTTTCTACCTTAGCTACTCCTTCAAAAAGTCTTGCTATATCATTAAATCCCTCTTCTCTAGCTGTTTTGGCAAATTCTGCATACATTTCAGTCCATTCGTAGTGTTCACCTTCAGCAGCATCTAAAAGGTTTACTAAAGTTGAAGGAACTTCTCCTCCTTTTAAAAGTTTAAACCATAGTTTAGCATGTTCTTTTTCGTTGTTAGCTGTAACTTCAAATAATCTGGAGATTTGTTCATAACCATCTTTCTTAGCCTTTGATGCGTAATATGTGTATTTATTTCTCGCCTCTGATTCACCTGCAAATGCTGTCATAAGATTTTTTTCAGTTTTTGATCCTTTTAATTCCATTTACATCATCTCCTGTTTTTACATTATTGTAATCCTTACAAATATATTACCACTTCTTAAAGCTAAAGTCAATTTTTTTGATTTAGTCATTTTTTTTATGTATAATATTTATATCTTTAAAACACAGGAGGAGATTATGAAATTTTATATAAAAAAATTTGAAGAATTAAGTGCTTTAGAAGTTTATGAAATTGGAAAAATTAGACAAGAAGTTTTTGTAGTAGAACAAAACTGTCCATACCTTGATTTTGATAATAAGGATTTAAAATGTTATCATATTTTTGCTAAAGATGAAGAGAAAGATAGGATAATATGTTATTCAAGGGTTATACCTAAAAATCTTTCATATGATACTCCGTCTATTGGACGTGTATTAGTTGATAAAGAATATAGATATAATGGATATGCTAGAAAATTACTTTTACAATCTATTGAAGTT
The nucleotide sequence above comes from uncultured Fusobacterium sp.. Encoded proteins:
- a CDS encoding MATE family efflux transporter, coding for MDFKREWRRNKKVFAAILTIALPAIADLFVQTLLGFFDMVMVGRLGPVAISSVGVGNAPVQAVIPVFFAISIGTTAIVSRAFGSNNTKEGRNSMAQSVILSIPISIVITALLLIFEGSILKLVGRANDMNMEMTAQYYQAVVLGLPFLCFNVVFFAAYRSINKASLPMISNIISVISNVILNYLFIFTLGMGVLGAGIATTISRGIITVFFIYLTFFTDNFWVSLPIKSLKIDKEMIKRILKVGIPAAIEQGIFRIGMLVFEMMVISLGTIAYTSHKIALTAESFSFNMGFGFAVAGTALVGQQLGKNSPKNAERDAKATTTLALLAMSTFGLFFFILPGTIIAMFTNDPQIRELATGALRLVSICQPFLAVSMVMSGCLRGAGDTKAVLLITAIGMYLIRIPLTYLFLYKMETGLLGAWVVMSIDLGFRSIAAYRVFKKGRWRYLHV
- a CDS encoding phosphoribosylaminoimidazolesuccinocarboxamide synthase — encoded protein: MEKVYQGKTKDVYKLENGNFLLEFKDDCTGKDGVFDPGENTVGLKIEGIGKANLKMSVHFFEILNNRGLKTHYIGADLDKGTMEVVPAKPFGKGLEVICRFKAVGSFYRRYNDYITEGADLPAYVETTFKNDALGDPLVTKDGLVDLGVMTGSQYESMKERTQEISTIVRDVLKEKGLDLYDIKFEFGIDNNGEVILIDEIASGNMRVYRDGVIVDPMELTKIFLGE
- the rbr gene encoding rubrerythrin codes for the protein MELKGSKTEKNLMTAFAGESEARNKYTYYASKAKKDGYEQISRLFEVTANNEKEHAKLWFKLLKGGEVPSTLVNLLDAAEGEHYEWTEMYAEFAKTAREEGFNDIARLFEGVAKVEKEHEERYRKLLANIKEEMVFERDEVVAWECLNCGHIHYGKKAPEVCPVCAHPKAYFMLQEKNY
- a CDS encoding GNAT family N-acetyltransferase; its protein translation is MKFYIKKFEELSALEVYEIGKIRQEVFVVEQNCPYLDFDNKDLKCYHIFAKDEEKDRIICYSRVIPKNLSYDTPSIGRVLVDKEYRYNGYARKLLLQSIEVVKNSFPNENITIGAQYYLRDFYHSLGFEEISERYDEDGIPHIDMFLKLS